The Priestia koreensis genomic interval GAATCAAAGAGTAGAGATTATTGAGCAAACAAAGGGTTGGGTAAAGGAGAAATTGGCTCATGATTACAGCGGCCACGACTGGGATCATATTCAGCGCGTGCACCGAAATGCGCTGCTAATCGCAAAAGACGTAGAAGTAGATGTACTCGTAATTGAACTAGCGGCTCTCCTTCATGACGCGGTAGACGAAAAGCTCTTTTTAGATGTGGAGCAGGCTTACCGAGATGTAAGAGCTCTATTGGAACAGTTTGCGATTACGACGGAGCAAACCGAGCACGTCATCACGATCCTTCGAGGAATATCATTTAAAGGAGGTCAGCAACCGCCTCTTAAGACAATGGAAGGTCATATCGTTCAGGATGCGGATCGTTTAGATGCGATTGGAGCAATTGGCGTAGCCAGAACGTTTACATATGGAGGGTCAAAGGGACACCGAATGTACGATGAGGAATTAGCGGTTCGTGATCATATGACCGCAGAAGAGTATCGTAAAAACGAGTCGACCCCAATTCATCATTTTTATGAAAAGCTTCTGAAGCTCAAAGATTTAATGAACACAGATAAAGGGAGAGAACTAGCAGAAGAACGTCATGCGTTTATGGAGCAATTTTTACAACAATTTTTGAAAGAATGGAATGGTTTAGCATGAAAATATTAGCGGTTGAGGGATTAACAAAATCCTACGGAGAAAAAGAATTATTTGATCACCTGTCATTTACGATCTCAGAAAATGAGCGAATTGGGTTAATTGGTGTGAACGGAACAGGGAAATCCACCCTACTAAAAATTATTGCCGGTCTAGACGTATCGGACAACGGTGAGATTACGCACCCAAAAGACTATCACATCAGCTATCTAGCACAGCATCCTGAGTTCAATCCAGATTGGACAGTTCTAGAGCAAATCTTTAGCGGTGACACGCCTCTTCTACAGCTTTTAAAGGAATATGAGCTCGCACTTTATCGATTGCAGCAGGATTCAATGAACGAAAGCTATCAGCAAGACGTGTTTCGTCTGCAACAGCGCATGGATGCGATGAATGCATGGGATGCCAATTCAAATGCGCAGGCCATTTTAAACAAGCTCGGCATCACAAAAATGGATGCCAAAATGGGTGAAATGTCAGGCGGACAGAAAAAAAGAGTGGCGCTGGCACAATGCCTTATCGAAACACCTGATTTATTGATTTTGGATGAGCCGACCAACCACCTTGATTATCAAACGATCAAATGGCTTGAGGAGTACCTCTCACGCTATCAAGGATCCCTTTTACTTGTAACGCATGATCGTTATTTCTTAGACGCCATTACAAACCGTATGTTTGAACTTGAAGGTGGTCACATCTATGCGTACGAAGGCAACTACGCGGCTTTTCTAGAAGGAAAAGCGATTCGTGAGGAAAATGAGCGCGCTACACAGGCGAAGCTTCAAAACTTGTACCGAAATGAACTGGCATGGATTCGTCGCGGAGCAAAAGCAAGAACGACAAAGCAAAAAGCGAGAATTCAGCGCTTCGAAGATCTTGAAGGGAAATTGGGAGGTCCTGAGAGCGAAAAGTTAGACATGAGCCTCTCGGGAAGTCGCCTTGGAAAGAAAGTATTTGAACTAAGCGCTGTATCAAAGTCATACGAAGATAAGACGCTTGTCAGAGATTTGACGCATATCATCCAAAAACGAGATCGTTTAGGGATTACGGGACAAAACGGAAGTGGAAAATCGACACTGTTGAATATGATTGCAGGACGAATTGAACCAGATGCAGGGGAAATCGACCGTGGTCAAACGGTGAAGATCGCTTATTATACGCAGGAAAATGACGACATGGATCTTAATCAGCGCATGATCGACTATGTAAAAGAGTCAGCAGAGGTGATTCATGCGAGTGACGGAAAAACGCTGTCTGCTTCGCAAATGCTTGAGCGCTTTTTATTCCCGTCTCATACACACGGCACCCCAATTCGTAAATTATCGGGTGGGGAACGTCGACGTCTCTACTTATTGAAGCTGCTAATGACGGAACCAAATGTCCTTTTACTAGATGAGCCGACCAATGATTTAGATACGCAAACGCTAACGATTCTAGAAGACTATTTAGAAGAGTTTCCGGGTGTCGTAATCACGGTTTCGCATGACCGCTATTTCTTAGATAAAGTGGCTGATTATCTATTCGTGTTTAAAGGTCAGGGAGAAATTGAAACATATTTCGGTGCTTACACAGAGTACCTTGAAAAAGAAGAAACGAAGCAAAAAGAACCTGTGGTGAAAAAAGAAAAAGTGGAAAAGTCACAGCCTGAAAAAACGAAAAAGCGCCGCTTATCCTACAAGGAACAAAAAGAGTGGGAAGAGATTGAGGATCGAATTGCAGAAGCTGAGGAAGAAGTTGAACGATTAACGGCTGAAATTGAGCAGGCAGGAAGCAACTATGAAAAAGCGCATCAGCTGTCTGTTGCTCAAGAGGAAGCAAATGCCGAACTAAACCGACTAATGGATCGTTGGGCAGAGCTTTCAGAACTTGTGGAAGAACTACAAGGATCGTAATAAAAAAGCGTGTCGCCAAAGGCGACACGCTTTTTTTAGAGGGTTCAGCATATTAGACGGTAGACTTTCGTGTATGCTACAATTCAAGATAGGAATTTGTATTAAAGGAGCGGTTAAACATGAGAATTAAATCAATCGAACCTACCCCAAGTCCAAACACGATGAAGATTAGTTTAGACGAAGTTTTACCTGGTGGGAAAAGCAACAATTACAACAAAGACAACGTGCAGGAAGCACCCGCAGTAATTCAAGAAATTATGAATGTCGAAGGAGTGAAAGGCGTCTATCATGTCGCAGACTTCTTAGCCGTAGAGAGAAATGCAAGATACGATTGGCAACAGCTTCTTCCACTTGTGCGTGCCGCATTCGGTGAATCAGTAGAAGAAAATGAGGAACAAGCGCAGCAACCAAACGATCACTTTGGTGAAGTGAAAGTGTCCATTCAAGTCTTTAAAAATGTTCCGATGCAAGTAAAGTTAGCGGACGATCATAATGAAAAACGCTTTGGTCTTCCAGAACGCTTTCAGCTAGCCGTTGCGGAAGTTCAACGCTACGCAGATAACGTCGTATTAGAACGTAAGTGGAAAGAGCAAGGGGTTCGCTACGGTGAGCTTGAAGAAATTGGTCAAGAAGTAGTCGAGGAAATCTCAGCAGCTTACCCAGAAGAGCGATTACATCGTCTTGTCAAAGCGGCGAAGGATGAAAAGGAAGGAACGGTTACTGTTCAGCCTCGTTCAAGCTATAAAGTAACGACTGACATGTTAAACGAAGAAGATTGGCAAAAGCGCTACGCACATCTAGAACAAATGAATCCGACAGAAGAGGATCTTCCTGTTTTAGAGAAAGCCTTACACGATGAGAAGCCATCTATTCGTCGTTTAGCTACTGTTTATCTTGGCATGATTGAAGATAAAGCGGTGCTTCCGTATCTTTACGAAGCGCTTAAGGACAAGTCTGTAACGGTACGTCGTACTGCGGGTGATTGCTTATCAGACCTAGGTTTTGAAGAAGCAGCTCCTGCTATGTGTGAAGCGTTACAGGATAAAAACAAACTTGTACGCTGGCGTGCGGCGATGTTTTTATATGAAGTGGGAGATGACGCTTCCCTTCCAGCGCTTAAGGCTGCGGAAAATGATGCCGAGTTTGAAGTAAGCATGCAAATTAAAATGGCCATTGAGCGTATCGAAGGCGGAGAAGAAGCAAAAGGATCCGTTTGGAAACAGATGACCGAAAGTAGAAAATAACAATGAAAGAAGGCTTATAAGGCCTTCTTTTCTTTTGTTTTAAAAGAAAGCGCTACCAAATGGTCAGAATAAATAAAAAGATTAAAAAATTCTGATAATAAGGTTGAAAAAGTAAAGAAAAAGGTCTATATTGTTTTAAATATAGAGAATATTTCATTTATTTGAGGTTAGGGAGGAACTAATAATGAGCAAAGATCTTAGAATTCGTAGTAAGGCAATCAGTGAAGATGCAAGACGAGCACCGAACCGTGCCATGCTCAGAGCAGTTGGGTTTAAAGATGAAGATTTTAAAAAACCGATGATTGGAATTGCAGGAACGTGGAGTGAAGTTACTCCTTGTAATATACATATTGATCAATTAGCGATAAAAGCAAAAAAAGGTGTAAGTGAGGCCGGTGGTGCACCACTTATTTTTAATACGATTACCGTGTCAGATGGGATTTCAATGGGAACAGATGGAATGCGCTACTCTCTTCCAAGCCGTGACGTTATTGCTGACTCAATTGAAACCGTAGTGGGCGCTGAAAATCTTGACGCCTACGTAGCGGTTGGAGGCTGTGATAAAAATATGCCTGGCTGTATGATTGCCATTGCGCGCTCTGAAGTACCAGCGTTGTTTGTGTACGGCGGAACGATTTCACCTGGATACCATAACGGCAAAAAGTTAGACATCGTATCCGTATTTGAAGGAGTAGGACAATACAATGCAGGAAAAATCACGCGTGAAGAATTAAATGATATCGAGTGTCACGCGTGTCCCGGGGCTGGGTCGTGCGGTGGAATGTACACGGCAAATACGATGGCATCGGCTATTGAAGCATTAGGAATGAGTTTACCTGGAAGTTCATCTAATCCAGCGGAATCACCGAATAAGCTAGATGATTGCTACAAAGCTGGACAAGCAGCGTATCATTTGCTTGAAAAAGGAATCTATCCAAAAGACATCATGACGAAAAAAGCATTTGAAAATGCGATTACGGTCGTTATGGCGCTTGGAGGTTCCACAAATGCCGTTCTTCATTTATTAGCCATTGCACATTCAGTAGAAGTAGATCTAGATTTAGATGATTTCGATCGTATTCAAAAGAAAGTGCCTCACTTAGCTGATTTAAAACCGAGCGGGAAGTACGTAATGGAGGACTTACATGAAATTGGTGGAATTCCTGCCGTTATGAAACTATTGCTTGAAGAAGGATACTTGCACGGTGATTGTTTAACGGTAACAGGAAAAACGGTCGCAGAAAACTTAGCTGATGCACCTTCTTTAAAAGAGGGCCAAGATATCATCCAGCCCGTATCAAAACCACTTCGCGAAGCGGGACCACTTGTTATTTTAAAAGGAAACCTAGCACCAAGCGGGGCACTTGCAAAAGTATCGGGTGTGAAGTACTCGTCATACGGGGGCCTGCAAAAGTGTTTGATACCGAGGAAGAAGCAACACAGGCCGTGATGAACAACGAAATCGTAGACGGTGATGTGCTAGTTATTCGCTATGAAGGTCCAAAAGGTGGTCCTGGTATGCCTGAAATGCTCTCACTATCTGCCATTCTTGTCGGGAAAGGGCTTGGAGAATCTGTTGCGCTTCTAACAGACGGTCGTTTTTCAGGTGGAACACATGGACTTGTTGTAGGACACATCGCACCTGAAGCACAGGTTGGGGGGCCAATTGCTCTTCTTCAAACAGGGGACGAAGTGACCATTGATTCGGTTACCCAGGAGATTACGATGAATGTGGGCGCTGATGAGTTAGAACGTCGTCGTGAAGATTGGGTTGCACCGCCGCTTCACAATAAGGGCGTTCTTGGTAAATATGCACGCCTCGTATCATGTTCATCAAAAGGGGCTGTAACAGACCTTTTTGAAGAAGCTGAGCAAAAAGTGCCGGTCAAAAAATAAACGAAAAGGACTCCTTGTTTAAGGAGTTCTTTTTTTTGAGTGAGATCGCCTCCTTTATAAATTCCGTCTAACGATGGGAAATTACGGTTCATTTCATTGCGCTATAGCCTGCATTTGTAGTATGCTGTAAGCGTTAAAGGAACGTGAGGAGGTAATTCACCATGTCAATGGCTTATGAAGAATATATGCGTCAATTGGTTCAACCAATGCGCACAGAGTTAACAAATGCAGGATTTGCAGAATTACGTGATGAAAACGCAGTAGAGGAATTTATGGAAAAAGTGGAAGGAACAACGTTTGTTGTTGTCAATTCCGTATGCGGATGTGCGGCTGGATTAGCACGACCTGCTGCTACTCAGGCAGTATTGCACAGTGAGAAAAAGCCTGACCATATCGTAACGGTTTTTGCTGGTCAAGATAAAGAGGCAACGGCAAAAATGCGCGAATACTTTGATGGAATTGAACCGTCTTCTCCATCCATGGCTCTTTTAAAAGGAAAAGAAGTGCTTCACTTTATTCCTCGTCATGATATTGAAGGACAGCCGCTTGAAGCGATTTTTGAAAACATCGTGCAAGCACTTGATAAGCACTGCTAATTGTCGAATTTCTGACACAGCATATAGGTAGATATTAAAAAGAGTTACGCATATACTTTTGTAAAGAGAAAAGGATGTCATTATGACATCCTTTTTTAACGGAAGCAGGAGGAGCAATGAAAGTGATTGTCACGACAGCCGGTCGAACGAATCAAGAAATGGTTAAAAAAGCAAGAAGCGTAGCAGGTGAGCTTTGTGTGCCATACGTTACGAGAAACAAAGAGTCTATTTTCACTCTTCAGCAGCGGGAGGAGGCAGATGTAATCGCCGTTGGCAAAAATCGGTTGGAGCTTCATCCGTATGACGGAGAGGAGCCCATTTTCTTTCATCCCAATTCATCCATGTTTCGGGCTAAACGAGTGCTAAGGGGAGAGTACGATCCTTTTCTTGAAGCGACGAAATTAGAAGAAGGAATGAGTTTTCTAGATTGTACGCTTGGGCTCGCCTCTGACAGTATTATTGCGAGTCTTGTGACAGGGGAAAGCGGCCGCGTAATGGGGATTGAAGGAAATCGATACGTTGCGTATCTTGTGAAAGAGGGATTACAGTCATGGTCTACAGGTGTCTCAGAGCTTGATGAAGCCATGCAGCGTATTTTCGTTCATCATCAAACCTTTGAAGCCTACTTACGCTGCTGTGAGGATAACAGTGTGGATGTAGTCTACTTTGATCCGATGTTTTCAGAGACCATTGAGGAATCTGATGGCATCAGAGGATTAAAACAAGTAGCCTTATATACCACACTTTCAGAAGAAGTAATGGAAGAAGCAAAGCGGGTTGCTAAGAAGCGAGTAGTATTAAAAGATCACTGGCAGAGTAACCGTTTTGAACAGTTCGGGTTTGACGTTTATCGTCGTAAAACCGCTAAATTCCATTTTGGTGTGTTAGAGGTTTAAGCGTTTTAAAGAAAATGGAGTTAGATGATCCTCATATGAAATGGAAGCAAATTCAAAAGCTGAAGTCATCCTTGTGACTTCAGCTTTTTTTAATCCACGATCGTTAGAATAATGAAGAATGCGAGCATCGAAAAGCACGCTGATACAAATACGGCATCCAAAAGCATGTCCTCCTTTTATTTTGAAATAAGTGATGAAAAAATGAAACCTTTTACTGATTTGCTCGTCTATATAGAAAGTCGCTTTTTTTGACGACTAGTATTCATGTTTGTATAATCGAAAGTTTTTTCAATATTGTTACTTATTATGGTCTGTTTTAAAAACTTTTATAAGGAAGAAAGTAAAACGTTTTCATCTATGATACAATTGACGAGAACATGGAAACGAATAGAACGAAAAGGTTTAACTAGTATGAGCAGAGGTTATAGAGTATCATCAGCTTATTTATAAATGAACGTGAATGATAGATAAAGGAGATTAGCAGAGGAAAGGAAGACGTACGATGCCAAAATGGATGCGTAAAACACTCATTGTCTTAATAACGGTTTGTACATTTGGACTGGTCACTCCACCGGAATACTTGTACGTAGACGAAGCAGAAGCAAGTAACACCAATCACAAAGAAAACTATGTTCAGGAAGCATCTCCGGACGAATTAGCTTATTATTATAACGAAACGCCCCAAGAGGAAACAGAAACGCCAGAAGCATTCGTGACGAATGCGATGCAGTCCATTGAAGCACAGTCGGTAGAGAAATTCGGAACAAAAATTGGTCCGAAAATTGACGATCAGTTTCGTGCTCAAGTGTTGCCACAAATTGAACAAACGCTGACGGCCTTTGTGGAACAATATCCTCATCTTGATAACTTAGAAATTAGTGAGCATCCTGCTGGAGGTTACGGTGAAAAGATTTTTCATGTGTATGATCGTGAGACAAATCAAGATTTAATTCGATTCCACGTGCGCCGAGATCATCCACCAAAAGAAGGGTATTGGTTTAATTTCCATTACCACATGGCTGACGACCAGTTCCAAAAACATTATGATCTAGCCAAAATATATTGGAATAACAATGAACCACCAAAATGGTATAGCTAAAAACCACTCCAACGAGTGGTTTTTTTGTGTGTATTTAGTTTTAATAAATGTATGTTCTAAATAATCTGTTTTAAAAAACGCCAGTATGTAAAAAAGATGGGGCGTAAGCAATCAAGTAAAGGTTTTCAGGAAGAGAAAAAGGAATAATATAAAGTAGATAGACGATGGCAAAGAAAAAAAGGGAGGCGTAACATGAAAGAAATGATTGAAACAAAATCTACGGCTGAACTTGATTTAAAGGCTACACCTACTTCTTCACCTATTGAGGAATATCAGCGTATCGCAAGCGGTGGTTCTCTAAATAAAGAAAGGATAAAAGATATAGGGAACCTTCCAAAAGGAATTAGATATCTTGGGTATTTTTTAATTGGTAGCCTAGGCGCGATGATGATTATTGGCGGATTATTAAATTTCCTATAATGTGACGTCTCTTACAATGCTATGCATTAAGAAGGTCTCTTTCATTTACTGACGGTAGTAAAGGATTCGCTATCGAATCAAACAAGTGGGAAAGAGGCCTTTTTGCGAAGCGCTAAATCGAAAAAATGCGCTTTTTACGAAAAATCATTTACAGATGAAAAAAATTTTCGTTATAATGATTCAATAATCTGAAAATTATAACGGGAGGAATCATCATGAATGCATTTACAGGAACATCGGTTGAATCCTACAAGCAGCGCTACATAAATCGGGGAAGATTGCTTGTTAGCTGCCCTGACAAGCAAGGGATTGTCGCAAGTGTCTCAAAGTTTTTATATGACCATGGAGCAAATATTATTGAGTCCAATCAATATTCCACCAATCCATCAGGTGGAACATTTTTTATTCGCATTGAATTTGAGATGGAGGAATTAGCTGAACGAAAAGCGACTCTTGAGAAAGAGTTCGGTTCTATTGCGGCAGTTTTTAACATGGAATGGAAATTTACGCGTGTATCAGAACTAAAAAGGACAGCCGTTTTCGTATCAAAGGAGCTTCATTGTCTGCTTGAATTGCTATGGGAATGGCAAAGTGGCGAATTAATGTGTGATTTGGCGCTGGTCATTAGTAATCACGAAGAAGCGCGAAGTGTTGTCGAATCATTCGGGATTCCGTTTTACTATTTGCCCGCGTCAAAAGATATTCGAGAAGAAGTAGAGAAAAAGCAGCTAGCCATCCTTCAAAAGGAAGAAATCGATGTCATTATTTTAGCACGATATATGCAAATTCTTACCTCCAACTTTGTTCAAGCCCATCCATATCAAATCATCAACATTCATCACTCATTTCTTCCGGCTTTTATTGGTGCAAAACCGTATCATCGTGCGTATGAGCGTGGAGTAAAGTTAATTGGTGCGACGTCTCATTACGTGACGGACGATCTTGATGAGGGCCCAATTATTGAGCAGGATATTGAAAGGGTCAATCACCGTAATCAAGCAGAAGATTTAAAGAAAATTGGGCGCTCTATTGAGCGACGAGTGTTAACCAATGCGGTCAAATGGCATTTAGAGGATCGTGTCATTGTCCATGAAAATCGCACGATTGTGTTTAATTAGCGTTTAGCATTTGTTCACATAAGATTTCCTTGTTTCTCCTTACAGACACCTTTACAATGAAAAGAGAAATATAGTAGAAGGAAGTGCATGATATGAATCAATATTTACAATTGTGTGAGCATATTCTCACAAATGGGACAAAAAAAGAAGACCGAACAGGTACAGGAACGATAAGTACGTTTGGACATCAAATGCGCTTTAATCTACAAGAAGGATTTCCGCTTTTAACAACGAAAAAGCTTCACTTAAAATCAATCATTCATGAACTGCTCTGGTTTTTAGACGGGGATACGAATGTAAAATATCTTCAGGATAACGGCGTGCGTATTTGGAACGAATGGGCAGATGAACAAGGGGAGCTTGGACCTGTATACGGTCATCAGTGGCGCTCTTGGCCGACGCCTGGTGGTGGTCACATTGATCAAATTACAAAAGTAGTGGAACAAATCAAACATAATCCAGATTCAAGACGCATGATTGTCAGCGCGTGGAACGTAGCGGACGTAGACAACATGGCGCTTCCCCCGTGTCATTGCTTGTTCCAATTTTATGTGGCGGATGGCAAGTTATCATGTCAGCTCTATCAGCGCTCTGCAGACGTGTTCTTAGGGGTTCCGTTTAATATCGCTTCTTATGCGCTATTAACGATGATGATGGCGCAAGTGTGCGGATTAGAACCAGGTGATTTTGTTCATACGCTTGGGGATGCGCATATTTACTCCAATCATATTGAACAAGTAAACCTTCAGCTAACACGTGAGCCAAGAAGTTTACCGAAAATGAAGATCAATCCGAACGTTACGTCCATTTTTGACTTTACGTTTGAAGACTTTGAATTAACGGAGTACGATCCACATCCTCATATTAAAGGAGCTGTGAGCGTGTGATTTCGTTAATTGCAGCCATGGATCAAAAGCGCTTAATCGGAGCGGACAACGATATGCCTTGGCGCTTGCCAGCAGATCTAGCTTATTTTAAAAAGATAACAATGGGTCACCCTGTAGTAATGGGACGCAAAACGTTTGAATCGATTGGAAGACCACTTCCAGGTCGTGAGAACATTGTTATTACACGCAACGCTGACCTACATCTTGATGGTGTAACCATCGTTACTTCTCTAGATGAATTACAAAACGCTTCCGCATCAAAAGAGGTATTTGTGATCGGTGGAGGAGAAGTGTATAAGCAAACGATGGCGGTTGCTGACAGGCTTTATATCACGCATATCGAGGAAACGTTTGAAGGTGATACGCATTTTCCGGAAATTGACGTTTCTGTATGGAAAGAAGTGTCGCGCACACCAGGCATAAGGGATGAGAAAAATCCGTATTCATATTCGTTTGTCGTATATGAACGCAGATAAATAACATAGAAGATGGATGGCTTAGTAGTCATCCATCTTTTTGTATTCGCTGCTAAATGGATAAATAATGAGTTATAACCATCGAAGTATTTAAATGACACAAACATCACATCCTTTTTAGGAGAAAGGGAGAATACGTATAACCGTTTGCGTGGATTAAAATTCAATGTATCGTTAAATAATAGCAACGTTTAAAAATGAGGAGGTGTGGTATGGATAGAGAAATGGCAAGGAGAATGTACGTCATGTTGGATGCAGGGTTAATTTGCTACAAGCATTATTACCCTTGGTGTGATTCCATCATTGAAAAACTTGAGGAGCCTCCCGTTTGGATTATTGAGTTATCAACGGTTAAATATATTGGGGATGCAAAAATAATCGTACACGAATATGCATTTTCTTTCGAAGAAACGATTTATGACCATGACTTCTTACGATATAACAAGTATTTCTTAGCGTGTTTGTATTTACGATATGAAAGAAACGAAATCTCCTGGGCTACATTTCTCTTTGAAGCAGGCAGATATTCAGACGGCATGGAATGTGGTGTGAACTGTGAGTATTTCTTTGAAATGCTTACAAGCTATGAGAATTCTCTTTATTCATCAACTCTAGAAAACTCACAATCCAAAGATGTTTATGTATTTATTAAGAACTCAATCGATGATGTAGTGGATCTTTACAATGGTTTTCAGAAATATTTTATTGAATTTGTACAAAAAGAAGGATAAATAGGAGGACGGAAAATGAATCTAGAAGAATATCGAAAACAGGTGGATTTACAAGAGG includes:
- a CDS encoding HD domain-containing protein, with protein sequence MNQRVEIIEQTKGWVKEKLAHDYSGHDWDHIQRVHRNALLIAKDVEVDVLVIELAALLHDAVDEKLFLDVEQAYRDVRALLEQFAITTEQTEHVITILRGISFKGGQQPPLKTMEGHIVQDADRLDAIGAIGVARTFTYGGSKGHRMYDEELAVRDHMTAEEYRKNESTPIHHFYEKLLKLKDLMNTDKGRELAEERHAFMEQFLQQFLKEWNGLA
- the purU gene encoding formyltetrahydrofolate deformylase is translated as MNAFTGTSVESYKQRYINRGRLLVSCPDKQGIVASVSKFLYDHGANIIESNQYSTNPSGGTFFIRIEFEMEELAERKATLEKEFGSIAAVFNMEWKFTRVSELKRTAVFVSKELHCLLELLWEWQSGELMCDLALVISNHEEARSVVESFGIPFYYLPASKDIREEVEKKQLAILQKEEIDVIILARYMQILTSNFVQAHPYQIINIHHSFLPAFIGAKPYHRAYERGVKLIGATSHYVTDDLDEGPIIEQDIERVNHRNQAEDLKKIGRSIERRVLTNAVKWHLEDRVIVHENRTIVFN
- a CDS encoding BrxA/BrxB family bacilliredoxin gives rise to the protein MSMAYEEYMRQLVQPMRTELTNAGFAELRDENAVEEFMEKVEGTTFVVVNSVCGCAAGLARPAATQAVLHSEKKPDHIVTVFAGQDKEATAKMREYFDGIEPSSPSMALLKGKEVLHFIPRHDIEGQPLEAIFENIVQALDKHC
- a CDS encoding ABC-F family ATP-binding cassette domain-containing protein, coding for MKILAVEGLTKSYGEKELFDHLSFTISENERIGLIGVNGTGKSTLLKIIAGLDVSDNGEITHPKDYHISYLAQHPEFNPDWTVLEQIFSGDTPLLQLLKEYELALYRLQQDSMNESYQQDVFRLQQRMDAMNAWDANSNAQAILNKLGITKMDAKMGEMSGGQKKRVALAQCLIETPDLLILDEPTNHLDYQTIKWLEEYLSRYQGSLLLVTHDRYFLDAITNRMFELEGGHIYAYEGNYAAFLEGKAIREENERATQAKLQNLYRNELAWIRRGAKARTTKQKARIQRFEDLEGKLGGPESEKLDMSLSGSRLGKKVFELSAVSKSYEDKTLVRDLTHIIQKRDRLGITGQNGSGKSTLLNMIAGRIEPDAGEIDRGQTVKIAYYTQENDDMDLNQRMIDYVKESAEVIHASDGKTLSASQMLERFLFPSHTHGTPIRKLSGGERRRLYLLKLLMTEPNVLLLDEPTNDLDTQTLTILEDYLEEFPGVVITVSHDRYFLDKVADYLFVFKGQGEIETYFGAYTEYLEKEETKQKEPVVKKEKVEKSQPEKTKKRRLSYKEQKEWEEIEDRIAEAEEEVERLTAEIEQAGSNYEKAHQLSVAQEEANAELNRLMDRWAELSELVEELQGS
- a CDS encoding YpjP family protein encodes the protein MPKWMRKTLIVLITVCTFGLVTPPEYLYVDEAEASNTNHKENYVQEASPDELAYYYNETPQEETETPEAFVTNAMQSIEAQSVEKFGTKIGPKIDDQFRAQVLPQIEQTLTAFVEQYPHLDNLEISEHPAGGYGEKIFHVYDRETNQDLIRFHVRRDHPPKEGYWFNFHYHMADDQFQKHYDLAKIYWNNNEPPKWYS
- a CDS encoding conserved virulence factor C family protein; translation: MRIKSIEPTPSPNTMKISLDEVLPGGKSNNYNKDNVQEAPAVIQEIMNVEGVKGVYHVADFLAVERNARYDWQQLLPLVRAAFGESVEENEEQAQQPNDHFGEVKVSIQVFKNVPMQVKLADDHNEKRFGLPERFQLAVAEVQRYADNVVLERKWKEQGVRYGELEEIGQEVVEEISAAYPEERLHRLVKAAKDEKEGTVTVQPRSSYKVTTDMLNEEDWQKRYAHLEQMNPTEEDLPVLEKALHDEKPSIRRLATVYLGMIEDKAVLPYLYEALKDKSVTVRRTAGDCLSDLGFEEAAPAMCEALQDKNKLVRWRAAMFLYEVGDDASLPALKAAENDAEFEVSMQIKMAIERIEGGEEAKGSVWKQMTESRK
- a CDS encoding thymidylate synthase; the protein is MNQYLQLCEHILTNGTKKEDRTGTGTISTFGHQMRFNLQEGFPLLTTKKLHLKSIIHELLWFLDGDTNVKYLQDNGVRIWNEWADEQGELGPVYGHQWRSWPTPGGGHIDQITKVVEQIKHNPDSRRMIVSAWNVADVDNMALPPCHCLFQFYVADGKLSCQLYQRSADVFLGVPFNIASYALLTMMMAQVCGLEPGDFVHTLGDAHIYSNHIEQVNLQLTREPRSLPKMKINPNVTSIFDFTFEDFELTEYDPHPHIKGAVSV
- a CDS encoding class I SAM-dependent methyltransferase; this translates as MIVTTAGRTNQEMVKKARSVAGELCVPYVTRNKESIFTLQQREEADVIAVGKNRLELHPYDGEEPIFFHPNSSMFRAKRVLRGEYDPFLEATKLEEGMSFLDCTLGLASDSIIASLVTGESGRVMGIEGNRYVAYLVKEGLQSWSTGVSELDEAMQRIFVHHQTFEAYLRCCEDNSVDVVYFDPMFSETIEESDGIRGLKQVALYTTLSEEVMEEAKRVAKKRVVLKDHWQSNRFEQFGFDVYRRKTAKFHFGVLEV
- the folA gene encoding type 3 dihydrofolate reductase, whose amino-acid sequence is MISLIAAMDQKRLIGADNDMPWRLPADLAYFKKITMGHPVVMGRKTFESIGRPLPGRENIVITRNADLHLDGVTIVTSLDELQNASASKEVFVIGGGEVYKQTMAVADRLYITHIEETFEGDTHFPEIDVSVWKEVSRTPGIRDEKNPYSYSFVVYERR